The Gemmatimonadota bacterium DNA segment GATAGTTGGCCAGGTTCGATTCGACGTACTCGGGCCTGACCGCGCCGGGAATGACGGACGCGACCGCCGGGTGAAACAACGGGAACTGGAGGGCGGCCGCGGCCAGGGGCACGGCGTGCCGCTCGCAAACCGCCTGTATGCGACGGGTTTTCTCCATGATTTCGGGCGTCGCGGGATAGTACCCGTAGGTCGAATCCTCCGTGGGCCCCGTGACCAGGATGCCCGAGGCAAAGACGGCGCCGATCACGATGCCGATGCCGTCTTCCACGCAACGGGGCAGTTCCAGGTCCAGTGCGTCCTGGTCCAGGAGCGTGTAAGGCATGGCGACGATAAAGAAATCCAGGGGCATCAGGTCCAGGAAGCGCAGCATCATCCCGGTCTTGTTCAGGCCGGCGCCCACGCCCTTTATGTCGCCCGAGGCCTTGAGCTCCGCCAGCGCGCGCCAGCCGCTGGTGAACAGCTGGTGCAAGTAGGCCTGGATTTGCGGCTCGTTGTGGTAGAAGGGGTCGAGGTCGTGGATCAGCAGCAGGTCGATACGGTGAACCCCGAAGCGGATCAGGCTGTCTTCGTAGGACCGCATGATCCCGTCATAGCTGTAGTCGTAGACGTGGTCGAAGGGCAGCCCGCCGCACCAGAAGCCCTGATCGAAGTGCTTCAGGTCCCGCGTCGCCTTGAAAACGCGGCCGACCTTGGTGGACACCACGTAGGAGCCGTGGCTTTTCTGGCGGAGCAGCTCACCCAGCCTCAATTCGCTCTTGCCGTACCCGTACCAGGGCGACGTGTCGTAGTAGCGGATTCCGGCCCCCCAGGCCGCGCGCAGCGTGGCGCGGGACTTGGCGTCCGTGACGGGCTGGAACAGGTCTCCCAGCGGCGCGCTGCCGAAACCCAGTTCGGTCACATAGGCGTCCGTGGTGCCCAGTTGTCTCGTGGCGATTGGCATGCAGATTTCCTTTCTGTGGATACCGCCGCACAGGCTCCGCGTTCCCTCGAAGCAGGTGGCGGTAACATCGGTTCGGATCCTGTATAGAGTAATCGCTCGGGCGTTTCGTGTCACCCGTTTTATGGCGGCCGTAACGGGACGAAATCGTTGACAGTCCTATGCCGATTCCGTATGATGCATCAGCGACTCCATCACGAAATCCAACCCGTCGTCCAAGGGACACGCCAGTTGTTCCGAATCGATCAGTCCGCGGCCAGACTGCGAAAGGCAGCGCGAATGCGTCCGGTGGTTCCCTTGCTCCTGCTCGGTGCGTCCGTCGTCCTCATCACCCTTTCCGTCCTCGCGCTGCCGGTTGACGGTCAAAAGGAAGCCGGCGGGGAGAAACGGCATGTCAACTCCTTCGGCGTGACACTGCCTCCTGACGCGGCCGCGCCGGAACACCAGGTCCTCACCCAGTTTGCGCCGGACAACCGGTATCTCGACCGGGGCACGTCCACCTACAAGCAGGCCTGGGGCGTGGGCCTGGTCGCCGAACCGCTCGCCCGCGTGGACCGCAACTTCAACCTGCACCCGGCCGGCGCCACCTCCTGGAAACTGTCCGAAGACGGACTGACCTGGACGTACGAGATCCGCAAGGGGATGATCTTCGCCGACGGCCATCCGCTCACGGCCCGTGACTACGAGGCCACCTTCCGCCGCTGGGCGAATCCCGATACGGGGTTCGAGTTCGAATGGTACTTTCGGGCCATAAGTAACTGGACCGACATCGTGGGACGACGCCTTCCGCTCGACTCCCT contains these protein-coding regions:
- a CDS encoding aldo/keto reductase — translated: MPIATRQLGTTDAYVTELGFGSAPLGDLFQPVTDAKSRATLRAAWGAGIRYYDTSPWYGYGKSELRLGELLRQKSHGSYVVSTKVGRVFKATRDLKHFDQGFWCGGLPFDHVYDYSYDGIMRSYEDSLIRFGVHRIDLLLIHDLDPFYHNEPQIQAYLHQLFTSGWRALAELKASGDIKGVGAGLNKTGMMLRFLDLMPLDFFIVAMPYTLLDQDALDLELPRCVEDGIGIVIGAVFASGILVTGPTEDSTYGYYPATPEIMEKTRRIQAVCERHAVPLAAAALQFPLFHPAVASVIPGAVRPEYVESNLANYQHPIPADLWAELKSDGLIRDDAPVPD